The Musa acuminata AAA Group cultivar baxijiao chromosome BXJ2-5, Cavendish_Baxijiao_AAA, whole genome shotgun sequence genomic interval GATATCTACTCAAGGATTAAGGATGACTCAAACACATACTTTACGGTTGATCGACACAAAGATCGACATAGGATAGAGTTTCCAACATGATCTTTTCGACGGTCAAGTGAATAATCAATAAGTGTGGAGTAATTTTTGTGAATATTATCTAGCATCAATTACCATGCCTAAAGTAATATTTTATACCATGTTAATCAAGAAAAATAGTTTATGAAATATTTCTCTGAAATATTCCCTCAGACTGGTATTTTGGACTGATGTTGGTTGTGAAACTAGTCTTGCCTTCTGACTGCTGCTGATAGTATTACCATACCTCCCAGCTACTATTCTGGGAGAATATTTACCTAttatcatccatccatccatccatccatccatgtaGGTTAGAGGTTACAAAAGTGAAACTTCATTCTCCATGTAGTTCCTCTCTTATCACTCTTCTTACTGAAGAAAGTTATAAGCAAGAGAAACCTGTCACATAACATAGTTCTGTATGATATatcctctctctcactctccatgTAGTTCCTCTCTATCACTACTCCCACCTTATATTTGCAGTTTATGTTAGTAGAGAATAGATAGAATATACACACAACATTCACCAACAACAGTACACTTCTTCTGCACAACCAAAAAGAATATTGAGGTCCAAAGGTTAACTACTGCAGTTTCATATTTGAGTAGAACACTGCATGCATTCTTTTCCCCCAGAAAAACCCATTTTAATTCAAAGTTATTCAAGAAGGAAAACTCTTCAAAGATCGAGGTAATTTAAACAAACTTTGATCTCTTTGGGTTAAGATTGCAAGTTCCATCCTTTTGATCTCCTAAAGTTTTCTACAAGAATTCCAGTCATTGTTCTCAGTCTTGTGAATCATCCTGTGTTGGAAAAgcttgctgctgttgctgctgctgataGTGCTGCAATTGCCCACCTTCACTGGAACCTGCTCCACCCCTTGCACGCCCAATCTGCGGAAACAACTGGTACGTGGCCTGCGGATGGAACTCCCCACCATGGCCATCCTGCGAGAGCCCCAGCTCCAGTCCCGGCGACTGCTGCCCGTGCGGCGCCAGCATCGACACGAAGCTCATCGCACCGACGTCGGCACCAGGCAAGTCCATCCCGTGCATGCCAACTCTCTGCAGGAAGCTGCCCATCGGTCCATTGCCAGTCCCGAAGCTCGAACTGGAAGCCATGAATCCGGAATCGAGCACACCAGGCGGCAGCAACAAGCCCGGGAGGGGCGGGCCGAAGTTAGCGGCCGCCAGCATGGGCCAATTAGGCCGGGCCTGTCCCAGCTCATCAAGCCTGCGGTGGAGGCCGGCGGGGATGGAGGCGCCCGGGCGGGACGTGGAACCAGCCACGGCGGCGGAGGCGAGGGCCGAGGACGGGACTGTGCCCGTGCCTGTGGCGGCGATGATGGACGACTCTGCCTGTTGGAGGAGCCACTGGATAGTCTCCCCGTCGGACTTGTGGCCTAATTCCCTGGTGAGCTGAAAGATCCTGGCGGCGCAGAGGGCAGGCATCCTGATCCTTCTCCCCCTGCCCTCCACCTTCGTGTGCCTGTCCTTGTTGGAACTCCTCTTCGGCGCAAGCTGCCTCCTTTGCTCATCCTCCTCTGCTGCCACCACCTGCGACCACCTCTCCCTCACCGAGACCGTGGAAGGCAAAAGATCTCTGCTTTCTGCTGCTGCAGAGGCCGTGGTGGCTTCTCCTTTCTCTGCCTGTCGGAGGCCCAGGGCCTGGTGGAACCTGGGGGCCTCTTGTGGCTGCTTGGATGAGTCTCTGCGATCCATGGCAAGACAAAGCTTGGATTTTGGGGACCTGGCTGTGGAGATGAAGGCGAGGAGAGGGGGTGCGGAGGACAAGGCTCACAAATTCTGGCGCAGGAAACACCATACACTGGAGTTAAAGACCATTGGCAATCAGGAACAGACCGTCGGAACAGAGATGAAACCCAAGATTCCCACTTTTCCGGTTCACAGTCTCATCTCGAATTCTTATTCTGAACACTCAGCAGCTTCTCTCTTTGGCTGAGAGACAACAGAGAGGACGTGGAGGGTTTTGTATGGGTTTTATCTGGGAATTTGGACATAGACAGCAGCAGAGAAGAAAAGGCTGAGGGCTGAGAGGAGAGAACAAGCCATGAATAGTTGCTGGTTTCAGCAATTGAGGCTTTTACTCTCTGCCTTAAGTTTTAACTGTCCACTGTTCTCCCCCCAAGAGTTCTATTGGTTACTGCCTCACTGAGTCTTCATGGTAGCCATGCAAAATCCTTCCCATCTCACTAACCATTTTGGTATTCCTTGTCTTCTATAACCTCTGCCATTATTGCTTCCAGCAGAAAGATTTTGCTTCTTGTAAGGCAATCAAATGTCTTGGTGGCAGTGTATCCACATTTGGCAGCTTACAACCAGACATCCTGTCCTCTCTCCCCTCTCCCCTCTCCCCCTCTTATACCTCACAGGTGATGTCACATATGCACAGAAAGAGAAAGCACAGAGAGGGTTGACACCAATCACAGTATGCAAAACTAGCCTACAAGTTTGAGAATTGCATTGAAAATGGGAGTTTTGTAGCTCAGTGTTGCTGGGAGATAACCCAACCAGCTCCAAGAAAATGACATCAAATCCTCACTCATCCTCGGCTCATGGACAATTATTCCTTTCCTTCTGTGTTCTCCTGTTGGCCATTCATGTCCAGCTTGCGCAGGATGGATGGTGGTGGAGGATACTGTTTTCCTCACTGACAGATCCTGTCATCCCCAGGAAAGCTGCAAGTGCTTCCCTTCACCTGTTTGATGTTTCCCATCGTCACTGACCTTTGGTAAGTGCGATGGGTTGGCTGCACACAGTTCAAGAAAACTGAGTTGGAATTTTCCCCACTATCTTCATCTTCTCTGCATGGCTGTGAGGGAAGGATaaatcccttcttccttcctcttacaAAAGATTACATGGTTAATTTTTCTAACCTTCTGTAAATTCTTGAAAGTACAGTTATAAAATATGAATGGGATTGAGTTGTTAATTCAAAATCAGAAACTAAACTTTTGATCTGTGCAGATGATTAGATAAATTGTTTGCGACTTTAAAAGATTAGTTTTTTAATTATAAGaactaagataaaaaaatatatattattttcactTTCTTGTCCACTTAGCATGTTTGATCTGTTCCTACATTCTCTTTTAACTatgttataaaaataattaataatattatccatatttttaattttattaaacatatggTATGATGAATTGACCCATTTGGTTAAACCAATTAtcactataaaatatattattgtgTTAAATGTTTACCGAGCTTAGCTGAGTGAAATAAATGGGTGTGCTCGTATATATTATTATGGGTTACGTGGGTTTAATAATGATTTGAATGTATCTTTTATACAtggtatataattttaaataatattatccgATACGAGCGGTACGTATCGATCCGATAACATATCAAACGTCCAACCAAACGTGCTATAGTATCATAGTGTttactgtagtactgctacagtattacactgtagcAACTAAGAAATATTCAACTAAAAATGGTTTGTAGAAGCTAGCAATACTATAAACACAAGATTATAAGAAagtttatataaataataaaaataggaAAATCTATATGCAATGTCAAAAGATCCAAAGCCTAATATATAAAAAgaaggaaattttttttttcttgattatgcACAGTTCTTGGTACATTGGGGTTCATTCAAcatatatttttagttttttacTCTACAAATTCTAATTTAGCACATATAACCCTCCAAATATCAAGAttattcatatataatattttcacTAGATCCATCGAAAAAACTAAATTGAATTACTATATTAGCCATGGTTAACAATAGTTAGTTTgagttataataaatttaaaatttaaaattatctaaaatatcattaatattctcaccatcataaatattttgatgatcattttaatTGGTGATAGTTTCAACTACAGTTCTGAAATCCTTTTTTAAACAGCcaaataaatgaaaataattagCATATTTATGCAAGTTCTTAGGTATTATAATATATGCTGCACCCAAATTTAGAGGGATAAGTATAATGAGAGATATGCACCTAAATTGAGCTGACTTGCTCAGCTGATCACCTTTGGGACCCTTCCAAACAATTCCATGACTATTGCCACACCTTAATATGAGCTGATTAGTTGAGTGTTGGGATCTACAAATATTGATAGCTAAAAAGCATAAATCATAGAGTTCATGTCTTAGCCATATAAATGCAGATTAAGTAGAGGCAAGAAAGATTGAAATGCTAATGTGTGTAAGATGAAAACTACATGTAGCCATCCCACTTTTATTTACAGGTTAATATTTTTTGCTGGAAATCTACAGATGTAAATCATAAGAAAAGTAAAcatctggaaaaaaaaaaaagctaatccATTGTGTTTGATTCCAGAATGTAAGTTATCATGCAAACTGAGTGAACAAAACTAAAACTGGATAAGAAAAATTTAAGGGATCAAGCAAAGAGCTATTGCATACAGGATGTGGAGTTGGGGGAGGGGGTGCTCAGTCAAGGAGATTGGTTCTGATGGTGTGTTAACCATCAGAAATCCAACTACAGTTAACAAGATTCAATCTCTTTTTATATCAGTAGAGGAACCATGTTGATTTGAGGTATATGAGTTCAGGAAGGTTCTCCCTTAAGTAATTGCTTCCTCCCAACTTGTCCATTGTCACTTCAATAGACACTCCTTTATCAATTAATTATGGTATTTATGTTCATTAGTTTGAACAATTCCTGATCAAATAACAGGGGAATTTGATTGTTCTTGGTATTTGTAGTAGCTTCTTGACTCTCTTCCACACAATTCAGCTTTTCCAATCATGCAATGTTGACCACAAGGAATAAGTTTTTGGTGGTTGTCTTTGTTGTGGAGCATTTTAGAAGAACCTTTGTCAACTACACTTTTTGTTGATTCTGTATGCTTCTGAAGTAAGTTTGGGTGGTA includes:
- the LOC135611885 gene encoding transcription factor TCP20-like; this encodes MDRRDSSKQPQEAPRFHQALGLRQAEKGEATTASAAAESRDLLPSTVSVRERWSQVVAAEEDEQRRQLAPKRSSNKDRHTKVEGRGRRIRMPALCAARIFQLTRELGHKSDGETIQWLLQQAESSIIAATGTGTVPSSALASAAVAGSTSRPGASIPAGLHRRLDELGQARPNWPMLAAANFGPPLPGLLLPPGVLDSGFMASSSSFGTGNGPMGSFLQRVGMHGMDLPGADVGAMSFVSMLAPHGQQSPGLELGLSQDGHGGEFHPQATYQLFPQIGRARGGAGSSEGGQLQHYQQQQQQQAFPTQDDSQD